The following coding sequences lie in one Thermodesulfobacteriota bacterium genomic window:
- a CDS encoding YkgJ family cysteine cluster protein: protein MGVAKIITISIETPDGKLPPARVAIPDLPLGLADLVPPMQKLCDGIVGLALQRERKNGETISCHKGCEKGLCCCQLVPLSPPEVFFLNDFLKGLPLEKKVKIEAAFQKIREVMDQRGVTEKIRNIESTDEHQVIAYEYFRMGLPCPFLDEGACSIYPIRPFACREYNILSPSTLCADPFKKGIRKVKIPRSMTTATARLAAELNQTAPVLIPMPFALEWARENAPFGNRRWSGIWLFERMMEFATGKEV, encoded by the coding sequence ATGGGTGTTGCCAAGATCATCACGATCTCGATCGAGACGCCGGATGGGAAGCTTCCGCCGGCAAGGGTAGCGATCCCCGATCTCCCTCTGGGCCTGGCCGATCTCGTGCCTCCGATGCAGAAGCTCTGTGACGGCATCGTGGGGCTTGCCCTCCAGCGGGAAAGGAAGAACGGCGAGACGATCTCCTGCCACAAAGGCTGTGAGAAGGGCCTCTGTTGCTGCCAATTGGTCCCCCTCTCCCCACCCGAGGTCTTCTTCTTAAACGATTTTTTGAAGGGCCTCCCTTTAGAGAAGAAGGTCAAGATCGAGGCCGCCTTCCAGAAAATCCGAGAGGTCATGGATCAGCGAGGGGTCACGGAAAAGATACGGAACATCGAATCCACTGACGAACATCAGGTGATCGCCTACGAATATTTCCGGATGGGACTGCCCTGCCCTTTCCTGGACGAGGGGGCCTGCAGCATCTATCCGATCCGGCCATTCGCCTGCCGGGAGTACAACATCCTCTCCCCTTCGACCCTCTGTGCCGATCCATTCAAAAAAGGGATCCGAAAGGTGAAAATCCCGAGGAGCATGACGACGGCCACCGCGCGCCTGGCTGCTGAGCTGAACCAGACCGCTCCGGTCTTGATTCCGATGCCCTTCGCCCTTGAGTGGGCGAGGGAGAATGCCCCTTTCGGGAATCGACGGTGGTCGGGGATCTGGCTTTTCGAACGGATGATGGAGTTCGCCACGGGCAAAGAGGTTTAG
- a CDS encoding acylphosphatase, with translation MEKARAHVIVEGRVQGVFFRAHTQEMAHLLSVKGWVRNRRDGSVEALFEGDKEKVEKMIAWCHRGPTEARVTRVLVNWEAYQGEFQDFSIRY, from the coding sequence ATGGAAAAGGCGAGGGCCCATGTGATTGTAGAAGGCAGAGTGCAGGGCGTCTTCTTTCGGGCTCACACCCAGGAGATGGCCCACCTTTTAAGCGTGAAGGGCTGGGTCCGGAACAGGAGAGACGGCTCGGTGGAAGCCCTCTTCGAAGGCGATAAGGAGAAGGTTGAAAAAATGATCGCATGGTGCCACCGGGGGCCAACCGAGGCGAGGGTGACCAGGGTCCTGGTCAACTGGGAGGCCTATCAAGGTGAGTTCCAAGACTTCTCCATCCGCTATTGA